The Hypanus sabinus isolate sHypSab1 chromosome 2, sHypSab1.hap1, whole genome shotgun sequence DNA segment CTATGCTGCTACAAGTTTCCCACTGCACATGTGCACAAATGtaattgtgcagatgacaataaagttgactcTAATTTTAGCCTGTCCCTCTCATCTCTACTCTGACCCCTCTGTGCTTTGCCTCTAGATCTCTTCCAACAAAGGTCAACATGAACTGAAGGAATGGCATCTCATTCTCCATTTAGATCCACTTCAGCTTCCCGGTGCTCCAGGAATTTGGATAATGAACATTTGGGCATTTTTAGTCTCTGATTTGCAATGTTCACTTCACTCTTCCCCTTCAATCACCTATCACCAATCCTACCTCTCAGTCTTGCAAGTACTTTAAccttatacagtggcatgcaaaagtctggGTACCCCTGGTCAAAAATTCTGTTACTGTGGATagctaagtgagtagaagatgaactgatctcgaAAAGTAATAGAGTTAAAGATGCaacattattttcaacattttaagcaagattactgtattatttttgttttgtacaatttgagagtgaaaaaaaaaggaaagaagcaccatgcaaaagtttgggcaccccaagagatttgagctctcggataacttttaccaaggtctcagacattaattagcttgttagggctatggcttgttcacagtcatcattaggaaaggccaggtgaagcaaatttcaaagctttataaataccctgactccttaaTCCTCGTCCCAACAattagcagccatgggctcctctaagcagctgcctagcactctgaaaattaaaataaacgatgcccacaaagcagaaggctagaagatagcaaagcattttcagatagctgtttcctcagtttgtaatgtaattaagaaatggcagttaacaggaacagtggaggtcaagttgaggtctggaagaccaagaaaactttccaagagacctgctcgtaggattgctagaaaagcaaatcaaaaccctgtttgactgcaaaagaccttcaggaagatttagcagactctggagtagtggtgcactgttctactgtgcagtgacacctacaCAAATATGACATTCATGGAAGAGCCATCAGAAGAaaatctttcctgcatcctcacaacaaaattcagcgtcagaagtttgcaaaggaacatctaaacaagcctgatgcaatttggaaacaagtcctgtggactgatgaagttaaaatagaactttttggccacaaagGTATGCTTGGacaaaaaagggtgcagaatttcatgaaaagaacacctctccaactgttaagtacgggggtggattgatcatactttgggcttgtgttgcagccagtggcacggggaacatttcactggtagagggaagaatgaattcaattaaacactagcaaattctggaagcaaacatcagagtctgttttttttaaacaaagctgaaggtgaaaagaggatggcttctacaacaggataatgatcctaaacacacctcaaaatccacaatgggttacctcaagaggtgcaagccaTCCCTGAGACAagattgaaagactcttagctggctacagaaagcatttacaagctgtgatacttgccaaaagggGGTGTTaccaagtactgaccatgcagggtgcccaaactttttgcttcgggcccttttccttttctgttattttgaaactgtaaaagaaatttaaaaagtaaccttgcttaaaataataaagaaatatatcttctttaactttatgctttttggaaatcaggtcatcttttactcgcttagctattcacagtaacagaaattttgaccagggtgcccagACTTTTGCCTGCCACTGTAAATTTAATTAATTCCATTATTTTATATGGCCAACTTAGAAGGAAGGAGCTTGAAGTTTTCTTGtagtctttttccccattctctaCACTTAACAATGCTGATGAAAAACCATCTACCCAACACACTAAATCTGGATCTCTTGCCTGATCTTAAATATTTATGAAATATTCTGCCTTATCTTGTTTCCAGCATACTGCAGTCTCTCCTCCCTCATCCTGCACCCACCTCGTACACTAGGCACTAGTTACTTACATGAGGTCACCGCAGCTGATTCCCCCAGCCAGAAATTTACTGCGTCAGGGCTCTTTCCTTaaaagaaatagaaaatgcacatGAATCCTACAATAACATGAACAAAACCTTGCAGTCCTCACCCTACTGGCCAGGTGGTATGCTGGACAATGAGATCTTCAGCCCAGTGGGTAAGGTTCATGGAAGAGCAAAGGACCCATTTTAATAGATGGTAGATCCCTCTGAACGGATGTTCTGGACAGTGGCCTGAGGGCAACTTGCTAACTAGGTAAGTAAAACTAATCAGAATCACCAAAAGGGCAGTCACAGTCAGCTGGGGTGTGTGAATCTCTAAAGGGAGAACCCTCTAATTTTCAGGGGTCTGGAGGAACTTGTGTGAGTTGCTGGTGCTCCAGGACTTGAAAATCTTTATAATCCAGTCTAGAGGTTGATAAAGAAAAACTAGCCTCCAAGAAGCAAGCTACCTCTGGGGTTTCCAAAGTTATTTGCAGTCTCCAGCTTTTAAGTTTGCCTGGAGTATAACTCTGAGCTTTATGTCACCTATTTGCCCATAGTAAATCTACCTCATATCAGTGCTCTCTTCTAGTAGTGACCATCTTTGTGACAGATCATAACTCCTGTGTGTGGTAGTTGGTTGGAGGGGGAGAAGGGAAATTGAGCACTACTTTTCTGTAATGATGCCTATATTTTGTCATTGATTCCGTGCAATGTCATACCCAGTGCCTCTGTCATCCACGGGATGTGGGATTCTACATCCTTCAGGAGCTCAGGGAATTCCTCAGTCAGATTTGAGCATTGCTTCTGTATGTAGAACACGCCATGAGGTGCCTGCTTCCTCTCAACAATGTCCAGGAATTCCCTGAACAGCATCTGCCGTTCCTCAGGCATGACGAATCGGTCCTGGTACACAGCATCCGCATAGCCATTGGGAGTCACTGCCacactcactctctgctctccaacCCTTTCTCTGCAATTAAACATTTCAGTGTTAGCCCTGCAACAACAGGTACTGTTGCAACAGTGTAAAGCCTTCCAAAGCATTTCACTGGAGTGTAACCTGCCAAAGTTTCTTACTGAACTTAGTCAAAGTGGTGTGGTTTGAAAGGGCATTGTGAGAAAGGGAAATAGGAAATTCCATGGGTTAGAGCTTAGGAAGGGCCACCTTCTGGGCAACGAGAAAGATCAGGGGCCACTAAGAGTTTCAGATTGCAGAAGCAGAGATTTCTGAATGCTGTGGGAGATAATGGAAGTCAGCTGGCAGCAAGGTCACAGAGGAATTGTAAAACAAAGGAAGAAGAATTTAAAGGGAGATAATTTTAAACTCTTAaatcagagagaaaagagaataacaaaaaacaaatttaaagGAATTTAAACAGAGCCATTTCCCTTGGTTAAAGTCGGAGAGGATCTTTAATCCTAGCCTCAGTTGTCCCACAACACATCCAGAGGAAGAAAAATGTGTGCGTAACAATGGTCCATTATTGGATAGTAAAAACTGAAAAAACTAATAAAGTCTAGATATAGATTTGAATAAACACTGGGTAATGATAGTGGGTCAAAGAGCTGCATGATCCTCTGGTGCTAAACAGTGTAAGTATCATACCTGAGGTAGGAGAATGTCCATTTGGAGATGGCTGGCCAGTGACTGATGGCATTTTGCACTATGAAGGGCTTGTTGGGACATAGCCAACTTCGCTGGAATTCCAATGGGGTAGGAGGCTGCTCCAAGTAAGGTACCGAATTGTTCAAGTACAGTTCTGGGAACAAAGCAGAAACACTGCATTCATAAAGTCAAGAACTGATAGGCAAGTGACAATGATAAGTAAAACTCACAGGAAGAGAGTAGTTCTATCATTTTGGAGTTGAAGTGTCTGAGCTGAAGTACTGAAATTGGGGAGCTTCAGCACACCTGCTGTTGAAGTCCTCAACAAAGCAAAGGCCTTACAATGCTCCCTCACCAACAGCCATTTCCAGGCAGAATTCCAGACCAGCGGGATTGATCATCTCACCCACCTCCAAACTGGACAGCCCAGCTGTAGTGTTGACGCCTCAGTAATTGCCAACAAAATGTAGGTTTTGGTTCTTgcactaaagttcaaagtaaatttgtttctATACACGAGCTGCGCTCTTACACATAGGCCCCTCCGCAAACACACCAGCCTCCCTTTAAACTCCTTTTCTCTGTTCTATTATTCAACAAGATTAAGGCTAATCTTCTAACACAATGcccttacaccccccccccccccacagccatATCCCTCCGCTGTTCAAATATTCTGAAATTTataaatggaatatgaggtaatTAACTGGCCTCCATATCCCTTTGCCATAGAGAACTGCAGAGGTTCTTCACCCTCCTCACGCCCCTTGGAGACATTTGTACTGGCCTCAGTAAGAAAAATTGCACAGGAAACTTACGAGGAAGTAGTTATTTGAAGTTGTTGAATTAGTTAATGAGTCTAGAAGGCTGCAATATGCCCAGGTGGAAAACTATGTTGTCCCTTGTTGGTCTTTGTTATAACAATGACATGAGGGAGGCCACAGATAGGTAGGAGTGGGAACTAAGACAGCAGCATAGAATTGAATATGCTGTGTGGAGATGTTCCACAAAATGGTTTCTCtaatgtaaagcattgtgctcacAGGATGTGTGTTATGAAAGGGCACTGTTTGGTTCCTGGATGGTGGGAATGAATGAAGTGAATGGATGGGTGTTGGATCTCCTGCAGCTGCTTGAAAAGGTGATTAATTGGTGGCGACGGAAGGGCAGAACAATGAGTTGTGAAGGGAATGGGCTCCTTGAAATGCTGAAAACCGGCGCGAGGACAGTCCCCTATGGTGCTGGAGCCTTGTTGCAGAATAAACTGTCCAATATGGATGCTGATTGGGTGGAAAGTGGATGCTATGTTTACTTTTTTTGTTGGAAGAGGAGTGTGAGCAGGGTGTAGGAAAGAGTGAAATGCAACTAGAGACTCTGTCAACCATGGTAGGGGAAATCTACAGCTGAAGAAAGTCAACacgatgctggaagttcaagcaacacacaaaatgccggtggaacgcagcaactATAGGAAGAAAGTCTTGTATTAGATAAGGAGTGGGTAgaacaggaggcagggtgggagtTGGCATGAATATTTTTAAACCAGAAATAGAGGGATTCTTGTTACACAAAGAGGCGAGACACGGAGCTGAGGTTACAATCAGATCAGTCAGGGACTCAGTAATGTTGGGAGAGGATTGAGGGGACGGTGGTCGAATCCCCTTCGCTTTTGCTAAGAGATGCAGATGGGGTCTGGGCATTTGAAACCAGAGTTAGCAGTGTTGGTTTGTTATTCATCGGTTCCGGTGTCTCCACGGCCGGTAATTACTGGCCTCCCACAATCCCTTGGATCGAGTTAAGCCAGTCCCTGCTCTCCTGATCCCGACCCGGTCAGCCGGCTCGGTGCAAGGACAGCCCGGTGTAGGCCGGGTCCGGTCAGCCGGCTCGGTGCAAGGACAGCCCGGTGTAGGCCTGGCCCGGTCAGCCGGCTCGGTGCAAGGACAGCCCGGTGTAGGCCGGGTCCGGTCAGCCGGCTCAGTGCAAGGACAGTCCGGTGTAGGCCGGGTCCGGTCAGCCGGCTCGGTGCAAGGACAGCCCGGTGTAGGCCGGGTCCGGTCAGCCGGCTCGGTGCAAGGACAGCCCGGTGTAGGCCGGGTCCGGTCAGCCGGCTCGGTGCAAGGACAGCCCGGTGTAGGCCGGGTCCGGTCAGCCGGCTCGGTGCAAGGACAGCCCGGTGTAGGCCGGGTCCGGTCAGCCGGCTCGGTGCAAGGACAGCCCGGTGTAGGCCGGGTCCGGTCAGCCGGCTCGGTGCAAGGACAGCCCGGTGTAGGCCGGGTCCGGTCAGCCGGCTCGGTGCAAGGACAGCCCGGTGTAGGCCGGGTCCGGTCAGCCGGCTCGGTGCAAGGACAGCCCGGTGTAGGCCGGGTCCGGTCAGCCGGCTCGGTGCAAGGACAGCCCGGTGTAGGCCGGGTCCGGTCAGCCGGCTCGGTGCAAGGACAGCCCGGTGTAGGCCTGGCCCGGTCAGCCGGCTCGGTGCAAGGACAGTCCGGTGTAGGCCGGGTCCGGTCAGCCGGCTCGGTGCAAGGACAGCCCGGTGTAGGCCTGGCCCGGTCAGCCGGCTCGGTGCAAGGACAGCCCGGTGTAGGCCGGGTCCGGTCAGCCGGCTCAGTGCAAGGACAGTCCGGTGTAGGCCTGGCTCGGTGCAAGGACACCCCGGTGCTGCCTAGACCTCAGCGCCGGGAAGCTGCAGCTCCAATCCCGCCGCAAGCAGACCCTTACCGCGCGCCTCCTCCGCGACCCGCCGCGCAGCGTCCCGGACCGCCCGCATCACTGCGCCACCTGGCGGCCGGAGGCATCGCCGCGCAGCGTCCCGGACCGCCCGCATCACTGCGCCACATGGCGGCCGGAGGCATCGCCGCGCAGCGTCCCGGACCGCCCGCGTCACTGCGCCACCTGGCGGCCGGAGGCATCGCCGCGCAGCGTCCCGGACCGCCCGCGTCACTGCGCCAATGGCGGCCGGAGGCATCGCCGCGCAGCGTCCCGGACCGCCCGCATCACTGCGCCACATGGCGGCCGGAGGCATCGCCGCGCAGCGTCCCGGACCGCCCGCATCACTGCGCCACCTGGCGGCCGGAGGCATCGCCGCGCAGCGTCCCGGAACGCCCGCATCACTGCGCCTCCTGGCGGGCGGAGGCATCGCCGCGCAGCGTCCCGGACCGCCCGCATCACTGCGCCACCTGGCGGCCGGGGGGCATCGCCGCGCAGCGTCCCGGACCGCCCGCATCACTGCGCCACCTGGCGGCCGCGGGGCATCGCCGAGCAGCATCCCGGACCGCCCGCATCACTGCGCCACCTGGCGGCCGCGGGGCATCGCCGCGCAGCGTCCCGGACCGCCCGCATCACTGCGCCACCTGGCGGCCGCGGGGCATCGCCGCGCAGCGTCCCGGACCGCCCGCATCACTGCGCCACCTGGCGGCCGCGGGGCATCGCCGCGCAGCGTCCCGGACCGCCCGCATCACTGCGCCATCTGGCGGCCGCGGGGCATCGCCGCGCAGCGTCCCGGACCGCCCGCATGACTGCGCCACCtggtgaggagatgaggtgagagaggaagaagggggttgggaatggagaagatgaggggcaggtgaggagatgaggtgagagaggaagaagggggttgggaatggagaaggtgaggggcaggtgaggagatgaggtgagagaggaagaagggggttgggaatggagaaggtgggggcaggtgagagaggaagaagggggttgggaatggagaaggtgggggcaggtgaggagatgaggtgagagaggaagaagggggttcgGAATGGaggaggtgggggcaggcgaggagatgaggtgagagaggaagaagggggttgggaatggagaaggtgggggcaggcgaggagatgaggtgagagaggaagaagggggttgggaatggagaaggtgggggcaggcgaggagatgaggtgagagaggaagaagggggttgggaatggagggtggggggcaggcgaggagatgaggtgagagaaggagaagggggttgggaatggagaaggtgggggcaggcgaggagatgaggtgagagaggaagaagggggttgggaatggagaaggtgggggcaggcgaggaggaggtgagagaggaagaagggtgttgggaatggagaaggaggggcaggcgaggagatgaggtgagagaggaagaaggtggttgggaatggagaaggtgggggcaggcgaggagatgaggtgagagaggaagaagggggttgggaatggagaaggtgggggcaggtgagagaggaagaagggggttgggaatggagaaggtgggggcaggcgaggagatgaggtgagagaggaagaagggggttgggaatggagaaggtggggggcaggcgaggagatgaggtgagagaggaagaagggggtagtgaatggagaaggtgggggcaggcgaggagatgaggtgagagaggaagaatggggttgggaatggagaaggtgggggcaggcgaggaggaggtgagagaggaagaagggtgttgggaatggagaaggaggggcaggcgaggagatgaggtgagacaggaagaagggggttgggaatggagaaggtgggggcaggcgaggagatgaggtgagagaggaagaagggggttgggaatggagaaggtgggggcaggtgagagaggaagaagggggttgggaatggagaaggtgggggcaggcgaggagatgaggtgagagaggaagaagggggttgggaatggagaaggtggggggcaggcgaggagatgaggtgagagaggaagaagggggtagtgaatggagaaggtgggggcaggcgaggagatgaggtgagagaggaagaagggggttgggaatggaggtggggggcaggcgaggagatgaggtgagagaggaagaagggggttgggaatggagaaggtgggggcaggcgaggagatgaggtgagagaggaagaagggggttgggaatggagaaggtgggggcaggggagtagatgaggtgagagaggaagaagggtgttgggaatggagaaggtgggggcaggcgaggagatgcggtgagaggaagaagggggttgggaatggagaaggtgggggcaggcgaggagatgaggtgagagaggaagaagggggttgggaatggagaaggtgaggggcaggcgaggagatgaggtgagaggaagaagggggttgggaatggagaaggtgggggcaggggaggagatgaggtgagagaggaagaagggggttgggaatggagaagttgggggcaggtgagagaggaagaagggggttgggaatggagaaggtgggggcaggcgaggagatgaggtgagaggaagaagggggttgggaatggaggtggggggcaggggaggagatgaggtgagagaggaaaaagggggttgggaatggagaaggtgggggcaggcgaggagatgaggtgagagaggaagaagggggttgggaatggagaaggtgggggcaggcgaggagatgaggtgagagaggaagaagggggttgggaatggagaaggtgggggcaggcgaggagatgaggtgagagaggaagaagggggttgggaatggaggaggtgggggcaggcgaggagatgaggtgagagaggaaggggggttgggaatggagaaggtgggggcaggcgaggagatgaggtgagagaggaagaagggggttcggaatggagaaggtgaggggcaggcgaggagatgaggtgagagaggaagaagggggttgggaatggagaaggtgggggcaggcgaggagatgaggtgagagaggaagaagggggttgggaatggagaaggtgaggggcaggcgaggagatgaggtgagagaggaagaagggggttgggaatggagaaggtgggggcaggcgaggagatgaggtgagagaggaagaagggggttgggaatggagaaggtgggggcaggggaggagatgcggtgagagaggaagaagggggttgggaatggagtaggtgggggcaggcgagtggatgaggtgagagaggaagaagggggttgggaatggagaaggtgggggcaggcgaggagatgaggtgagagaggaagaagggggatgggaatggaggaggtgggggcaggcgaggagatgaggtgagagaggaaggggggttgggaatggagaaggtgggggcaggggaggagatgaggtgagagaggaagaagggggttgggaatggagaaggtgggggcaggtgagagaggaagaagggggttgggaatggagaaggtgggggcaggcgaggagatgaggtgagagaggaagaagggggttgggaatggagaaggtgggggcaggcgaggagatgaggtgagagaggaagaatggggttgggaatggagaaggtgggggcaggcgaggagatgaggtgagagaggaagaagggggttgggaatggagaaggtgggggcaggcgaggagatgaggtgagagaggaagaatggggttgggaatggagaaggtggggggcaggcgaggaaatgaggtgagagaggaagaaggggattgggaatggagaaggtgggggcaggtgagagaggaagaagggggttgggaatggagaaggtgggggcaggcgaggagatgaggtgagagaggatgaagggggttgggaatggagaaggtgggggcaggtgagagaggaagaagggggttgggaatggagaaggtggggggcaggcgaggagatgaggtgagagaagaagaagggggttgggaatggagaaggtgggggcaggtgagagaggaagaagggggttgggaatggagaaggtgggggcaggtgaggagatgaggtgagagaggaagaagggggttgggaatggagaaggtgggggcaggtgaggagatgaggtgagagaggaagaagggggttgggaatggagaaggtgggggcaggcgaggagatgaggtgagagaggaagaagggggttgggaatggagaaggtgaggggcaggcgaggagatgaggtgagaggaagaaggggtttggaatggagaaggtgggggcaggggaggagatGACCTGAGAGAGGAAgatgggggttgggaatggagaaggtgggggcaggtgagagaggaagaagggggttgggaatggagaaggtgggggcaggcgaggagatgaggtgagagaggaagaagggggttgggaatggagggtggggggcaggcgaggagatgaggtgagagaaggagaagggggttgggaatggagaaggtgggggcaggcaaggagatgaggtgagagaggaagaagggggttgggaatggagaaggtggggggcaggcgaggagatgaggtgagagaagaagaagggggttgggaatggagaaggtgggggcaggcgaggagatgaggtgagagaggaagaagggggttgggaatggagaaggtgggggcaggcgaggaggaggtgagagaggaagaagggtgttgggaatggagaaggaggggcaggcgaggagatgaggtgagagaggaagaagggggttgggaatggagaaggtgggggcaggcgaggagatgaggtgagagaggaagaagggggttgggaatggagaaggtgggggcaggtgagagaggaagaagggggttgggaatggagaaggtgggggcaggcgaggagatgaggtgagagaggaagaagggggttgggaatggagaaggtgggggcaggcgaggagatgaggtgagagaggaagaagggggttgggaatggagaaggtggggcaggcgaggagatgaggtgagaggaagaagggggttgggaatggaggtggggggcaggggaggagatgaggtgagagaggaagaagggggttgggaatggagaaggtgggggcaggtgaggagatgaggtgagagaggaagaaggggattgggaatggagaaggtgggggcaggtgagagaggaagaagggggttgggaatggagaaggtgggggcaggcgaggagatgaggtgagagaggatgaagggggttgggaatggagaaggtgggggcaggtgagagaggaagaagggggttgggaatggagaaggtggggggcaggcgaggagatgaggtgagagaggaaaaagggggttgggaatggagaaggtgaggggcaggtgaggagatgaggtgagagaggaagaagggggttgggaatggagaaggtgggggcaggtgagagaggaagaagggggttgggaatggagaaggtgggggcaggcgaggagatgaggtgagagaggaagaagggggtagtgaatggagaaggtgggggcaggcgaggagatgaggtgagagaggaagaagggggttgggaatggaggtggggggcaggcgaggagatgaggtgagagaggaagaagggggttgggaatggagaaggtgggggcaggcgaggagatgaggtgagagaggaagaagggggttgggaatggagaaggtgggggcaggcgaggagatgaggtgagagaggaagaagggggttgggaatggagaaggtggggggcaggcgaggagatgaggtgagagaggaagaagggggttgggaatggaggtggggggcaggcgaggagatgaggtgagagaggaagaagggggttgggaatggagaaggtgggggcaggcgaggagatgaggtgagagaggaagaagggggttgggaatggagaaggtgggggcaggtgagagaggaagaagggggttgggaatggagaaggtgggggcaggcgaggagatgaggtgagagaggaagaagggggttgggaatggagaaggtggggggcaggcgaggagatgaggtgagagaggaagaagggggtagtgaatggagaaggtgggggcaggcgaggagatgaggtgagagaggaagaatggggttgggaatggagaaggtgggggcaggcgaggaggaggt contains these protein-coding regions:
- the jmjd7 gene encoding bifunctional peptidase and (3S)-lysyl hydroxylase JMJD7, encoding MRAVRDAARRVAEEARELYLNNSVPYLEQPPTPLEFQRSWLCPNKPFIVQNAISHWPAISKWTFSYLRERVGEQRVSVAVTPNGYADAVYQDRFVMPEERQMLFREFLDIVERKQAPHGVFYIQKQCSNLTEEFPELLKDVESHIPWMTEALGKSPDAVNFWLGESAAVTSLHKDHYENLYCVISGEKHFILLPPTDRPFIPYELFQPATYKVNEDGSFDVIDVQNAEKVPWIPLDPLDPDLSRFPEYAHAKPLHCTVRAGEMLYLPSLWFHHVCQSHGCIAVNFWYDMEYDIKYNYFQFLDSVTKMMNAV